The genomic stretch GAATGGCagaaagtttgagaaccactgccttaGACCCTCGATTCTGATAAAACACTCAAGAAGAGCAACAGAGCAGGGATATGTACAGAATGGGCCGCTGTAAAATTATAGTATGGACAATCAGGATGACAAAATGATCAACAATCAGATTTATagataaaactaaattaaaatcagGTGCCCAGTTAAATGGAATTACTATGTTATTCCTATCctaaatacatactgtatgtttggaGAGTTAGTGTGAGTTGCACGCTGCAACTTAAAGGAGTAAATCATTATGATATCAAAATTCGACAGGTGAAAGGGATGAGCGACATTCATGCAAGCGCACACAAATGttcagagagtgagagaaggagacatggagggaaaggagagagagagggagactcACAGATAAAAGCTGACATGTCCCCATATCTATAAATAGCCCAGAGAGGCTGATAGTCAGGAACAAAGCACTTTACACCAGCCATTCTGACAACCAAAGGAGCGCAGGGACAACAAggcccagtgtgtgtgtgtgtgtgtgtgtgtgtgtgtgtgtgtgtgtgtgtgtgtgtgtgtgtgtgagaatgtgtccCTGCGCGTGTCTGACAAAGTTTTACTACGTCTGCTCCCTTTCCTCAGCTCCCAACAGACACAAGACACCCTCCAGAGCCTCttccaaaacatttaattaGCATCTGCACTTTATCACTTGTATTATTTTCCCTTCACTTCTTTCTGAAACCCATCTTCATCTGTCCGCCTCAGCtccttctcctctgctctcctctcgtCACTGTTGACTCCTTCGTCTGTCTCTTTTTAAAATTGCTTCAGAAAAAGGGCATGGAAAGCTAAAATGTGCATTTCAGTCACTGTTGGATTTGTGTTCTCTCCTCCTTCCATCTTTTCCCTTCACTCTCTACCCTCTGATCTTTTTATAACTCCCCTTTCCCTCTCAACTCCACGTACATGGTTATGATTCCATCTAGCTTTTTGCCTCTTGCTTGTGTTCTGCTTAACTGTGCCTTTAGACAGTGGAAATGGtgaaaaaatacatacacaccAATGTTTGACCAAGCTTGACCAGGCACTGCAGAagaatttgttttggtttagAAAAGCAGAACAAAATTCTTATCGCCCCCCAATCTTAAATTGCTCACTCCCTAAAGCACAGCGGGCTTAAATGGAGCCGAGGATACAACACAACTGTTCAGTTCTGATAACGCTGAACACTCAGTTAGCACAGTCAACTCCCGATTTGGATTTCTGGATCGCTGCAGAATTCTGTGCTGCTAAATCTCCGTTAACACCATCTCATTTTGAAATCTGGTCCAGTTCTTACCTCCAGAACCCTTCCACTgatgtatctgctgcaggtttcaCATTTCACCCCATACTGGGCGTGGTAATCTGCCTCACAGTATGGCACTCCATCCCTGCAATATAGAGAatcaaaaaaaaccaaacaactgTATGTCTTTTTGAATGTCTTTTCTGAGTGAGACAGGAGAATCAAATGCTTTGAAatgttctttttctctttacacACTCACTTGCTGATGTACTCTCCGGTGAGGACCATGTTGCAGGTACGACATCTGAAGCAGCTGACATGCCACTGTTTCTCCAACGCCAGGAGAGACTGACCCTGCTTGATCTCATCTCCACACCCGGCACAGTCTGGAGACGAATAGTGTGTcagggaaaaaacaaagaagaagggTAAAAGAAATAGGAAGAGGGAAGGATGCAGatagagaagagaggaagagacactGAATGACAAAGTGAGCCATGGTGTTATTGTACATCTTTAAACACTGCTCCTAAATGCAGTTTTCTACCCCTGTGGCACAGCCACCTCCTTAATCAATAGCCGTACTAATGCGGGATATTGCAGAGCTGTGAGGCTTGTTCTTTCAACTGTAAGCACTGTTAAACATGATTGAATACAGACAGGAAGCAAGTATCACTGAAATAGCCTCAGGGCTAAAACAGTTGCATAAAATCCCCCTCACATGAGACATGTATGAATCTCCCTCTGTCTATttctcgctcacacacacacaagcatgcattCCACTTCCCGCAGTAAGACGTCTCAGCAGGCATTACTGACCACCACTAACAGTGCAAGAAAGAAGCAGGACAGCCAAGAGCCTGCAAATGATATATGGCTACAGAGAGTCGAAATGCTGAAAAAAGGTCAATGCTCCATTTGTTTCCATTTGGAAGGCGTTCGGCTTAGCTTAACCTTTTCTGACCCGGTCCACTGACCCTGAGAGAAGCCTAGCGTCACAAGGGACCACTACACGCTGCCCTGTCAGCCAAGACAAACTGTGTTTTGTAGTAAAAAACTGCAGTGTATTGAGTCATCTGCAGAGTGGGTTTCTGCAGTCCAGATAAATCTTAACTGTCATTAGGTGGTGATTGTGCTGAGTCTATAGTGCCAGGATTTTAGCCCCAGACTGTAACTGTGCACAGCTGATTTTCTTCTGAGTCATGATACATTTCCTATTTTAACCAACAAATGAAATTGGTATTAGATCATGTAAAAATGATGTAACAGAGCTTAGGTATGGTTACATAAACTTCACACTGAATGACGGAGGAAAGAAAACAGCTTCTGTTATTGCATTTCTGGCCACACCTCAgtctgtgatgtcacagcaggtgTTTTCATCAGctgtcaaaagaaaaatatgacatTACTAATTGGGGCATAGCCAGATGTGCAACAGCACAGACATCagtgcaacaacaacagcctccTGCTCTCTGGgataaagtgcttttttttttaaaggaatagtttgacattttgggaaataagatCATGAGCTCTCTTGAGTAGATGAGAGTTAGATGAGTAGATCGAttccactctcatatctgtccgtTCAGTATGAAGCTACGATAGCAgaaagttagcttagcttagcataaagactggaaacagggagaaaCATCTGACTCTGACTGAAAAAAGTTGGGGCTGATAGGCAGATCTTATTTTTAGACAGAGCTAGCAACTGTGCTTAGCTAGCAGCCTGCTGATGATTGTAGTGGCATATTTTGAGAGATTTGAATGTTggaagaaagcgaataagcgtatttccaaaatgtttaaCTATTGCTTTAAGGAGACAAAAATAAGTATTAAGACAGGCAACTAACACTTTGATTAAGGTTAGACAAATTTTCAGGGTAAAGGTTTGGTCAGTGATGCATAAATAAGGGAACACCCACTGGTAACACCATGTTATTTAATGCCTGTTCCTAGCCTTTCCCCCTAAAATAATCATTTTGCACAGCCTAAAAGCATTCTTACCACTTTTGCACACAGAGCATGTACTTGCATtcttaaatatcaaaataaagaGGAACAGTCTGTAAAAGCCAGTGCATTACATTTAGTGTCTGCACTCTGTGTCCCGTCTCAGAGACTGCCTCCTCATAAGACAGTGATGAACATGTAACTGGGGAGCCATTTGGATTTTATTCTCCTGAATGGAGCGATCTGGGGAGGACAGTTATTCACTGCCTCTCCACCATCTGTTATTACTGCACAGCTAGTGAGCAGCGGCCTGCTGTCTGTGTGCCACGCTGCTGTCTGTATGCCACACTTAACAAATGATTCACTATCAATCCCTATCACTCTTTTGTGGGATCgtaatttgtcattttcctGCTTTATATTGAAAAGGAGGGGGCTACGTTCACTCTTCCCACATAATGTTTACCAGTGTAATAATACACAGGAAATCCAGCTCATTATTTTCTTATGTAAACAACTATATAGTACATGTGTGAAAGATTTATGTGCCTATGCAGATGCACAGTGAACACATAAATTCCTCTATGCCCTGCTTGTtgacagtaataaatgaatgaatgtctgTTTGCGTTGCATAATTCTCAGCTGGCAGATCAGCACGACAGGTCAGACCACTGATTTGACAGACACTTGATTAGCTAAATGAGCTAAATGGGCCTCATGGACACATCGCATTAGACTCGGCGCACTCCAGCACCTGGTGGCCCTAAGCAGAACGGACAGAGCGAGGCGGATGCTGGACTTACGGCTGGGTCCGTGGATCTTGATCGGTTCATTTGGCTTGACGAGTGTGTGCGAGCACTGCTGGCACACGCAGTCCTTTCCGCTGAACGTCACTCTGTCTCCAATGGGGAAGGGTTTACTGTGGTTGAGTGGGAGAGAATTAGAATAAAAGCACacaatagaaatagaaataaaatgccTGCAGTGATTGTGTGTTTACATTACATCCAAGTGTACATATGTGAATAACAAATGGGTGCTGGCAGAAACATGATTGGGTGAAAGTCAGGCCATAATCCTGCTGACACAAGCTTAATACAGTCTGACATCCTCTATGAACCTGAAAACATATTTCCAAACAGTTGAGGCGGCGAGTTAAAAAGTCGTTGATTGTTGCAGGAGCACCTGGCTGCTCTGTGATTAAAGAGCTGATAATGTGACGCTGCCACAGGCTTCCAAAAGGAGAACTGGCTCTCTCAGAGAGAATGAAAACTTATTAGGGAGACTGCGTGGAGTGCATACTGATCTTAAGTGCCTCGTTCTCTCTCAGCCTGTCTGCCCAGTTCGCTCTGCCTAGCTCACTCCCTACACAGCTGGTGCCACCAGGTCACTGATTTCTTCCCCGCCTTCAAAGCTAAACTAAGATTAAGAAGAGtaaatacacacgcacacagacaagCAGAATACATGACAGCAAAACAGCACCTACTAAATTAAATTTACCATATCATGATGgtcttttttgtctctctttcctcttctatAGCATTTTCGTACGGATTTATGACTGGGGAGGCTGCGAGAATGAATGGGGATCTAAAAGGCTTAGGAAAGGCTGTTTAAAAGACATAGACAGCAGTAATCCTTTTACTCACCCGCTGAGGCCTGGAGCCCAAGCCAAGACTCAGAGGGAGGCTAGGGTCTCCAGCACAGCTCACAGTCAGCACACAAGAGTGCAGTACATCCATGTTAGAGATATACAGAGGCCAGCGTgaataaaggcttatgtatacaCGCAGCTGCGGAGTTTGTGAGCCCTAGAAATCATGTTTCTAGGAAGCTAGGACTGTTTCTCtctgaatatgtgtgtgtgtggacggaAAAAACACATACGGTATTGTAGGTTTGCTCCTTTGTGCTTTTATGTTATTCAAAGAATGACCGTTTCCATACATAAAACAGAAAGTATGCAGAACAGAGGAGACATTTCACCACACAAATAATTCAGTAAATTCACAGGTAAATATTGAAAGTCAATGAAAACTGATAATGTGTATTATTCATTTAAACATAATGTTAATTTCAACCTTCAGTTGGTCCCAAGGTTAACCATCTGTTCAGAAACTCAAATGATTTTCAGTTACTAACAGGCCACACTGAGCAAATTGCTAAACACAGAAAACTAGTCTGTATTTGACATAAAGCCTGTTTTCGAGGTTTGTATGTGTCCACTTCCAGACATGACAGGCTAAATCTTTCACACGTGTAAGTGCCTGACTATAGCTACCCGAATAATAGTCCAACTTAAGCACACGAAATTTAGTGGTAGTGCACAGAAGAGTGCGTTTGACCTTGTCTTTACCTGTGCGTTGCTCTTCCTCCCTCAAGACACGCTTGCCTTGTCAGCCTTTTTCAGCACTTTAAAAATTTACTCTGTTTACATATTTAATGCATGTTTCTTTTCCccatttgaaaaaagaaaaaaagaaaaaaagaaaaatgcccACAGAAGTAAAGCTATTTCTGGCTTCAGCGACACGCCCTCTAGTTTCGATCACCGCCGCTTCTTTAAAAACACCAGCACGGAAAAGTGAAACTTGCAGTCCGCCTTCATTAGAGCTGAGGGACGATGAGGAAGATATAAAGGAAGACGATGTGATGCGGATGATGATTTAGAGCAGGATGATGGTaatgatgaggatgaggaggaggagggtggtgTGGCGAAGACAGACAGGATGGGAGGATGGGGAAAAACAGACGAGGTACAAGAAAGGACTGTGAGCAATGTGACAGAGGGCAGACGGGGCAGGAAAGAAGAGATACATCCTTCGGCTTCTCACTGTCTCTTCCAGTTAACTCCAcatacactgacacacacacacacacttccctgtCACTGCCAGGACTGCTCCACTAACTGTCTCCGGCCAGTTGGTGTCAGTTCTGTTTTTTTGCCCACGGCTACTGGGCATGACCGCATGTTTATCAACCAATGTCAAGCAGATATACgacaacagacaaacactaCCCTCCTGGAGGGAGGTGGGGAAAGATCGCCCTTATGTAAACCCTATAATGCATCAAAACAGATGGTGAGGGAGGAAGAGCAAAATGAGACGGGCGTTCCAACGAATACAGGCGTGTACATGCGAAACAAATAGACAGAAAGGAGCATGAAAGAGGAGACAGAGTGACAAGAAGAGTGAAatggtgaaataaaaagaaggaaaaaagccAAGAGGGATGCTGACTCTTCGTTCGTTCAAGAGGAGCTTAACATGAACACTGATGGAGGTCAGAGGAGAGATGGCCTACTTTTACTAAATCTAACAGCATGAAACACCAGGTCAGCTCTCTTTTTGGAAGCGTGTCTCGACTAAGCAAGACGACTGCTGGAGCATTTATTGACATTCAGGAGGTGAGATAAGACTGAATCATATAAGCTGATTGGCATTTTAAAAACTCTACTATGAAGAAATGAGTCACCTTTGCATTTCTCATTTTGCGTAGCATCATTTAAGGAAGGATTGCATGGTCATGGGGCAAAAAACAGTGACTCATGGCAGAGTCATACATTTCTTAGTCAGTAACAGGCTGCTTTCTTTATGGATAAAATAACAtgacttgatgtttgtttttggctAATCCTGAATTTTTAAGCTGCTCcaacaaatatttttatgttaataatGGATTAAATTGCTGTGCATAAAGGTGCCTGTCATGACAAACTCACAGATAATTATCACCCAACTGCAGTTCCTCTCAGCTCAGTGGTACtatttagcatttttcagcTGATGTGATTTACGGCCCATTTCTCTGCTGTTTCGGAACTGCTCTGATGAACCTTATTTCAGCAGACAGGTGTTTGATTTTGTCCAGTCGATTCTAAAGTCATCAATTTGTGACTCGAGTCTGACTCGAGTCTAAGTCACGTGACTCGAGCCCACACCTCTGCTGTCTTAtaccaaatggcagacagaaactagctggtgaacatagtgagGCATTTAGCAGCTTACAGCCAGATATTTTGTGTCAGGGATTGGAGACAAAACAAAGCTTAAAGTAAGAAACACTACTCCAAATCAATAATGTTGATGCATTATTGCCCAATCATATGTATTAATGTAAACTTGTATATACAGTaggagattgtgtgtgtgtgtgtgtgtgtgtacctgcagagACTGCAGACAAAGCACTTGGGGTGGTACGTGCGCCCCAGAGCGGAGACCACCTCTCCTGTGATGAAGCTGTCACAGCGGTCGCAGCGTGTGCCGTACAGACGCTGATAGTCTGCCGTGCAGATGTACTCGCCCTTCTTCTGGAAGAAGCCAGATCGCGCCAGATCACAGTTGCACACTGTGGAGAGAACAGGTTAGAGAAAATGGGAAATCCGGACAGTCAAACACTAAAGCATATGGAATTACCTGTGGATGAAGAAGAAGTAGAAATGCTATTTTTTGCCTTCCCATTCCAAAAAAACATTGGGGTTTCCATTTTCTGTCATGTActcttaaaatgaaatgaaattacaaAACACTCAGCAGTATTAAGTATTTTACAATTCCTATTTTTCAGTTGTTccatattttgtttaattacaCGTGTGTTTGCATTTAGTATGAGCACCCTCCTTTGTACCTGTTTGGGTATGcatgtgtgcttgtttgtgctgcgtgtgtatgtttgtctttACACATGACTGCTAGGGAAGTTATTCGATTCTAGACAGTGGTGAGCCAATTTACTCTGATGGGAATATAATGATATAATCAGTGGAAAAGTCATTTTGTGCTAAACAATTTGAAGAAGgagacaaaacaacagaccGCAAGTTCCCAGCGTCATCAGAAAATCGACTCATTAAATACCAATGGGGAAGACACCGAAACCATTTGCTTTGTATGCAGAAGGTGAGTGCTCAGTTCGTGTACgcatgtgtgtctctgtacTGTGTACCCTAAGCAGAGAATATGTGCTGCAGCACTTTGCCATGTAACTGAGAGTGAATTCCAGTGGGTGTAACAATATAGCTAAGAGGCGTTTTCACAGATCAGTGGCCAGTGTGGTTGCTGGTCTCTGGTTTCTACTAGTTTATGAGGTTTACCACCAGGAAGAGTTGACAGTTATTGTAAACACTGGCTGGAAAAAAATGCTGTGACCTGACACACATGGTACTGATGAGGGTCACATGTGCTGTAAAATTAATCCCAAGATTTTGCACATGtacatgtataaaaaaaaaagtcatctttttcaaaaaatgtattaagcCAGTGAGAATTTCTTGAAATTAGCATAAAGAGAACGTAAACCTTCACCACTATTGAACTCTATTCAACTACAATTTCAACTAACACAACTACCACTGGAGCTAATTAGCAGATTCTCAGGAGCCAGATCACACCTCAATCATGCCACTCCCAGCTTTTCCATAATTACCCACCTAACCCATCTCCTTTTCTTCGCTCTCATATTGTGCACCCCATTCCTTTCTCTATCTGGTTTCctcatctccttcttcctctccgtAGGGTTCAGAGGGGGATCTGTCATGGGTGCAGTAGCAAACCAAAGCTGCACAGCAAGTTCAAGGCCCGCAGTCTTTTTGtgtcatcaataaataatttaaacacatCTGTTGATGGTGTGGTCTTTGCTAGTGAACCATCATCTA from Micropterus dolomieu isolate WLL.071019.BEF.003 ecotype Adirondacks unplaced genomic scaffold, ASM2129224v1 scaffold_183, whole genome shotgun sequence encodes the following:
- the LOC123967246 gene encoding actin-binding LIM protein 3-like, which gives rise to MSGSMQRRGVCNCDLARSGFFQKKGEYICTADYQRLYGTRCDRCDSFITGEVVSALGRTYHPKCFVCSLCSKPFPIGDRVTFSGKDCVCQQCSHTLVKPNEPIKIHGPSHCAGCGDEIKQGQSLLALEKQWHVSCFRCRTCNMVLTGEYISKDGVPYCEADYHAQYGVKCETCSRYISGRVLEAGGKHYHPTCARCSRCNMMFKEGEEMYLTGCEVWHPLCKQAARAERRLRHRRLSEASISPPGSSIGSPSRVICVSSACTL